TTTTGGCTCTCTGTTAAAAGAGGTGCAGAAGCAGCTGATAAAAAATACGATAATGCAGAAGTCATCATTTTAGCTGCAGATAGAGAGATAAATGTTCAACAACAAGTACAAATTGTTGAAGATCTCATTACGCAAGGAGTTAATGCCCTTTGCATAGCACCTTCTGGATCGCAGGAGCTTATACC
The sequence above is a segment of the Acetomicrobium thermoterrenum DSM 13490 genome. Coding sequences within it:
- a CDS encoding sugar ABC transporter substrate-binding protein translates to MRKFFLVFLVFVCMLALMASPSHAKDSQYRIGVVLKALDSDFWLSVKRGAEAADKKYDNAEVIILAADREINVQQQVQIVEDLITQGVNALCIAPSGSQELIP